A single genomic interval of Methylobacterium bullatum harbors:
- a CDS encoding Putative nickel-responsive regulator gives MAGGDETEMGADDGAVPEEGAGGRRKPVSRISLSLSEDLLCELDTMVGERGFASRSQAVATILHRSLVEHRHKVGDRVMVGTITLFYDHLAPGVQQRLADLQRRYIAEVISSLHVHLMNNQTLEVVLVQGPAATLQTIADTMITERGVISGRLELAAALIPPIHPFQGEGGG, from the coding sequence ATGGCCGGTGGCGACGAGACCGAGATGGGTGCCGATGACGGGGCGGTCCCGGAGGAGGGCGCGGGCGGGCGGCGCAAGCCGGTGAGCCGGATCAGCCTGTCGCTGTCCGAGGACCTGCTCTGCGAACTCGACACCATGGTGGGGGAGCGGGGCTTCGCCAGCCGCTCCCAGGCGGTGGCGACGATCCTCCACCGCTCGCTCGTGGAGCACCGGCACAAGGTCGGCGACCGGGTGATGGTGGGCACGATCACGCTGTTCTACGATCATCTCGCGCCGGGCGTGCAGCAGCGTCTGGCCGACCTTCAGCGGCGCTACATCGCCGAGGTGATCTCCTCGCTCCACGTCCACCTGATGAACAACCAGACCCTCGAAGTGGTGCTGGTCCAGGGGCCGGCGGCGACGCTGCAGACCATCGCCGACACGATGATCACCGAGCGCGGCGTCATCTCCGGCCGGCTGGAACTCGCCGCCGCCCTGATCCCGCCGATCCATCCGTTCCAGGGGGAGGGGGGCGGCTGA